The following are encoded together in the Halopiger aswanensis genome:
- the cheY gene encoding chemotaxis protein CheY yields MDVLITDDSGFMRDLLREILEEDHNIVGEAENGVEAVELYQEESPDIVFMDIVMPIKDGIEATDEITDMDPDAKVVMCTSVEQAEQMKDSIKAGAEGYITKPFQKESVLEELNSIVAG; encoded by the coding sequence ATGGACGTGCTGATTACAGACGATTCTGGGTTCATGCGGGATCTCCTCCGTGAAATCCTCGAAGAAGACCACAACATCGTCGGGGAAGCCGAAAACGGCGTCGAAGCCGTCGAACTCTACCAGGAAGAATCGCCGGACATCGTCTTTATGGACATCGTCATGCCGATCAAGGACGGAATCGAGGCGACCGACGAGATCACGGACATGGATCCGGACGCGAAGGTCGTCATGTGCACCAGCGTCGAGCAGGCCGAGCAGATGAAAGACTCGATCAAGGCCGGCGCCGAGGGCTACATCACGAAACCCTTCCAGAAGGAGAGCGTGCTCGAGGAACTCAACAGCATCGTCGCTGGGTAA
- the cheA gene encoding chemotaxis protein CheA, with amino-acid sequence MVRVSDATSTFVQESQEDIRKLNNALLDLEDDPESSDAIETVFRVAHNLKGNFGVMGYTKASNMAHAIEDLLDCIRDGELEVTPERMDLIFEGVDHLEAMVNEISDDGETHTNPEATIEEIRASLEAGETESEDAADAAADESASDDGDAGSNPDDAHDVPLEELTEAVDLADDEELFRASISIDNDDSPHVDAMFVLDATEDEYDVARIVPDDDVLESEEFGGVFDAYLRTGDAVGSEDVAGFYDENRYVDAVAVEGLSGDLAAAEADADSDADDDASEDDDSGRGSGASHGTQEVESIRVDVEQIDQLYNQVEEMVTSRIKLRKIIEEHDLVEAEDELEEHGKITSSLQDTVLEIRLVPLKKIVGNFPRVVRDISRDQGKEIDFEMEGVDIEMDRSILNELSDPLMHLIRNAVDHGIESPEEREKKGKPREGSIKLVGERERDRVSITVEDDGAGLDVDRIREKAVEKGIKTEEEAKVLDDSEVYDLIFHPGFSTTEEVTEVSGRGVGMDVVNQVVRGVDGSINVESEPDEGTAITLTLPVSVAIVRVLFVTVGDEQYGVPIKNIDEISEFEDVTVESVEGRPAITHDDRVYPLLSLRDHLDVPAAEASEDDMVIRIKDTVRQVYLRCSDVVGQEEVVIKPFEGLLSGAPGISGASVLGEGEVVMILDVETL; translated from the coding sequence GTGGTCCGCGTGAGCGACGCGACCAGCACCTTCGTCCAGGAGAGCCAGGAGGACATCCGGAAGTTGAACAACGCCCTGCTGGACTTGGAGGACGACCCCGAAAGCTCCGACGCCATCGAGACGGTGTTCCGGGTCGCGCACAACCTCAAGGGCAACTTCGGCGTGATGGGCTACACGAAAGCGAGCAACATGGCCCACGCGATCGAGGACCTGCTCGACTGTATCCGGGACGGCGAACTCGAGGTCACGCCCGAGCGGATGGACCTCATCTTCGAGGGCGTCGACCACCTCGAGGCGATGGTCAACGAGATTTCGGACGACGGGGAGACCCACACGAACCCGGAGGCGACGATCGAGGAGATTCGCGCGTCGCTCGAGGCGGGAGAGACCGAAAGCGAGGACGCCGCCGACGCTGCCGCCGACGAAAGCGCGAGCGACGACGGCGACGCGGGTTCGAATCCCGACGACGCACACGACGTGCCACTCGAGGAGCTAACCGAAGCCGTCGATCTCGCGGACGACGAGGAACTCTTCCGGGCCTCGATCAGCATCGACAACGACGATTCGCCTCACGTCGACGCGATGTTCGTCCTCGACGCGACCGAAGACGAGTACGACGTCGCCCGAATCGTCCCCGACGACGACGTGCTCGAGTCCGAGGAGTTCGGCGGCGTGTTCGACGCGTACCTGCGCACGGGCGATGCAGTCGGGAGCGAGGACGTCGCCGGCTTCTACGACGAGAACCGGTACGTCGACGCCGTCGCCGTCGAGGGACTTAGCGGCGACCTCGCCGCGGCGGAGGCGGACGCCGATTCCGACGCGGACGACGACGCGAGCGAGGACGACGACAGCGGTCGCGGCTCCGGCGCCTCCCACGGCACCCAGGAAGTCGAATCCATCCGCGTCGACGTCGAGCAGATCGACCAACTCTACAACCAGGTCGAGGAGATGGTCACCAGCCGGATCAAGCTCCGGAAGATCATCGAGGAACACGACCTCGTCGAGGCCGAGGACGAACTCGAGGAACACGGCAAGATCACCTCGAGCCTGCAGGATACGGTGCTGGAGATCCGCCTCGTCCCCTTGAAGAAGATCGTCGGGAACTTCCCGCGGGTCGTCCGCGACATCTCCCGCGATCAGGGCAAGGAGATCGACTTCGAGATGGAGGGCGTCGACATCGAGATGGATCGCTCCATCCTCAACGAACTGAGCGACCCGCTGATGCACCTCATCCGGAACGCGGTCGACCACGGGATCGAATCCCCGGAGGAGCGCGAGAAGAAGGGCAAACCCCGCGAAGGGTCGATCAAACTCGTCGGGGAGCGCGAGCGCGACCGCGTCTCGATCACCGTCGAGGACGACGGCGCCGGACTCGACGTCGATCGGATCCGCGAGAAGGCGGTCGAGAAGGGGATCAAGACCGAGGAGGAAGCGAAGGTGCTCGACGACTCCGAAGTCTACGATCTCATCTTCCACCCCGGCTTCTCGACCACCGAAGAGGTCACCGAGGTCAGCGGCCGCGGCGTCGGGATGGACGTGGTCAATCAGGTCGTCCGCGGCGTCGACGGCTCGATCAACGTCGAGAGCGAACCCGACGAGGGGACGGCCATCACGCTCACGCTGCCGGTCAGCGTCGCCATCGTCCGCGTGCTGTTCGTCACCGTCGGCGACGAGCAGTACGGCGTCCCGATCAAGAACATCGACGAGATCTCCGAGTTCGAGGACGTGACCGTCGAGTCCGTCGAGGGCCGGCCCGCGATCACGCACGACGATCGCGTCTACCCGCTGCTCTCGCTTCGCGACCACCTCGACGTGCCGGCGGCCGAAGCGTCCGAGGACGACATGGTCATCCGGATCAAAGACACCGTCAGGCAAGTCTATCTGCGCTGTTCCGACGTCGTCGGTCAGGAGGAGGTCGTCATCAAACCGTTCGAAGGGCTCCTGAGCGGCGCACCCGGTATCAGCGGCGCCTCCGTCCTCGGCGAGGGGGAAGTCGTGATGATTCTGGACGTCGAAACGCTGTAA
- the cheB gene encoding chemotaxis-specific protein-glutamate methyltransferase CheB, translating into MVRAVIADDSAVMRETLGKILEDGGIEVVGRAKNGTEAVAMIGRLEPDVATIDIQMPGLTGHEVIERVMAENPTPMLVISSQTTKNADATFDALEAGAVDFIAKPSGDNSVDIWSKQDEIVEQVEAVASADVSKSTASNRDTGADSGSGAGAGAGAAGSTIDVAAEFPNDPTLVIGASTGGPRVVERVLSELPERAGLRILVVQHMADHYTERFAKRLNDRTAYDIREATGSDTIGPGEAVLAKGGKHMAVTGWRNGRLTVEHDDGPERHNVKPAIDVTMETAAETVPGNLAGVIMTGMGADGAEGLAAIKAAGGKAIVQDEATSRVYGMPKVAADRVDVDMVLPKDRLAEGVVNAFRGWSA; encoded by the coding sequence ATGGTCCGAGCCGTTATCGCCGACGATTCTGCGGTCATGCGCGAAACCCTCGGGAAGATCCTCGAGGACGGCGGCATCGAGGTCGTCGGCCGCGCCAAGAACGGCACCGAGGCGGTCGCGATGATCGGCCGCCTCGAGCCCGACGTGGCGACGATCGACATTCAGATGCCCGGGCTGACGGGCCACGAGGTGATCGAGCGGGTGATGGCCGAGAACCCGACGCCGATGCTGGTCATCAGTTCGCAGACGACCAAAAACGCCGACGCGACGTTCGACGCGCTCGAGGCCGGTGCGGTCGACTTCATCGCGAAGCCGTCGGGCGATAACTCGGTCGATATCTGGTCGAAACAGGACGAGATCGTCGAACAGGTCGAAGCGGTTGCGAGCGCGGACGTCTCGAAATCGACGGCGTCGAACCGCGATACGGGGGCTGACTCCGGCAGCGGTGCCGGCGCCGGCGCCGGCGCCGCCGGGTCGACGATCGACGTCGCTGCGGAGTTTCCGAACGACCCGACGCTGGTCATCGGCGCATCGACCGGCGGCCCGCGCGTCGTCGAGCGGGTCCTCTCCGAACTTCCCGAGCGAGCAGGGTTACGAATTCTGGTAGTCCAACACATGGCAGATCACTACACGGAGCGTTTTGCGAAACGCCTCAACGACCGAACAGCGTACGACATTCGAGAAGCGACCGGGAGCGATACGATCGGTCCCGGCGAGGCCGTACTGGCGAAGGGCGGCAAGCACATGGCCGTCACCGGCTGGCGCAACGGCCGGCTGACCGTCGAACACGACGACGGCCCCGAGCGCCACAACGTCAAACCGGCCATCGACGTCACCATGGAGACCGCGGCCGAGACGGTCCCCGGAAACCTCGCGGGCGTCATCATGACCGGCATGGGCGCGGACGGCGCCGAGGGACTGGCCGCGATCAAGGCGGCCGGCGGCAAGGCGATCGTTCAGGACGAGGCGACCTCCCGCGTCTACGGGATGCCGAAGGTCGCCGCTGATCGGGTCGACGTCGACATGGTACTGCCGAAGGATCGGCTCGCCGAGGGCGTCGTCAACGCCTTCCGGGGGTGGTCCGCGTGA
- a CDS encoding ParA family protein: MAGSARLCVTNQKGGVGKTTVAINLAGALNERGRDVLFVDLDPQGNATEGLGQLDAYDAEPPTLLDALVDPSGVPLEEIVYEHAEMDVLASNVDMNAAQSTLAEQPDAEDRLDALLTALEREGGYDVVVVDCPPQLGLITDNALCATENLVIPALAESTSKRSLELLFDYVGSLEMDYDVEIEPRALVANRVEYTNQADEMLEWFDEALPDVPLFEVRKRVALQRAFESGTSIFEVEEDVDMEAVFRSMAETLDERAARQEVSA; this comes from the coding sequence ATGGCGGGATCCGCTCGGCTGTGTGTGACAAATCAGAAAGGAGGCGTCGGAAAGACGACCGTTGCGATCAACCTCGCCGGTGCGTTGAACGAACGCGGACGGGACGTGCTCTTCGTCGATCTCGATCCGCAGGGCAACGCGACCGAGGGCCTCGGACAGCTCGACGCCTACGACGCCGAGCCGCCGACGCTGCTCGACGCGCTCGTGGACCCGTCCGGCGTCCCGCTCGAGGAGATCGTCTACGAGCACGCCGAGATGGACGTGCTCGCGAGCAACGTCGACATGAACGCGGCCCAGTCGACGCTGGCCGAGCAGCCGGACGCCGAAGATCGGCTCGACGCGTTGCTGACCGCCCTCGAGCGCGAGGGCGGCTACGACGTCGTCGTCGTCGACTGCCCGCCACAGCTCGGACTGATTACCGACAACGCCCTCTGTGCGACAGAAAACCTCGTGATTCCGGCGCTGGCCGAATCGACGAGCAAGCGCTCGCTCGAGTTGCTGTTCGACTACGTCGGCTCCCTCGAGATGGATTACGACGTCGAGATCGAGCCGCGTGCGCTGGTCGCGAACCGCGTCGAGTACACCAATCAGGCCGACGAGATGCTCGAGTGGTTCGACGAGGCGCTGCCGGACGTTCCGCTGTTCGAAGTGCGCAAACGCGTGGCGCTCCAGCGGGCCTTCGAGTCTGGAACGTCGATCTTCGAGGTCGAGGAAGACGTCGACATGGAGGCGGTGTTCCGGTCGATGGCCGAGACGCTCGACGAGCGGGCCGCTCGCCAGGAGGTGTCAGCATGA
- a CDS encoding chemotaxis protein CheW — protein sequence MTDDRARRIRDIRNRSKGGSDDDDSDAEAEADVESENGTDVDAETATETDAGADDSGSNDAESNAEPEADDVLEADESSAGTDDGDEREATDEREREQEQEQEQGQDRGDTEQSEQLTAETAADADAAGETLSYDETETTGTEEPLEQAATERTEPVADAGGAAIANGNAATTGIGTGTGTGTETTDGVSEASLQGAIAGMSDTVTVDERVGEATVDSTAVMDADTYGEAAGREEVFDRGDSLIASTHNEEDTVQMLEFYLNDNRYAIEIGRVSAIVEMKDITRFPRGPEAIDGVTDLRGEITGVLDPTVMLDVERSEPTDDHYIVVLEREGDKQKLGIRVTDVSQAVTYRESQIDETGTVMDGTDTQHEFVEGIIKKHVDDETALVAWLDIDGLIETTETEYTPSDYVRN from the coding sequence ATGACCGACGACAGAGCACGGCGGATCCGAGATATCCGCAATCGATCGAAAGGGGGGTCGGATGATGACGATAGCGACGCGGAGGCGGAGGCCGACGTCGAGAGTGAAAACGGGACCGACGTCGACGCCGAGACTGCAACGGAAACTGACGCAGGGGCTGACGACTCCGGTTCGAACGACGCGGAATCGAACGCCGAACCGGAAGCCGACGACGTTCTCGAGGCCGACGAGTCGTCCGCGGGGACGGACGACGGGGATGAGCGGGAGGCGACGGACGAACGGGAACGGGAACAGGAGCAAGAGCAAGAACAGGGACAGGATCGAGGCGATACGGAGCAGTCGGAGCAGTTGACGGCGGAAACGGCGGCCGACGCTGACGCTGCCGGCGAGACGCTCTCCTACGACGAAACCGAAACGACGGGGACCGAGGAGCCGCTCGAGCAGGCCGCCACGGAGCGGACCGAACCGGTAGCCGACGCCGGCGGCGCCGCGATCGCGAACGGGAACGCAGCGACGACAGGGATCGGTACCGGAACAGGGACCGGCACCGAGACGACCGACGGCGTGAGTGAAGCGTCGCTGCAGGGTGCGATCGCCGGCATGTCCGATACGGTCACCGTCGACGAGCGCGTCGGCGAAGCGACCGTCGACTCGACGGCCGTCATGGACGCCGACACGTACGGCGAGGCGGCCGGCCGCGAGGAGGTGTTCGATCGGGGCGACTCGCTGATCGCGTCGACCCACAACGAGGAAGACACCGTCCAGATGCTCGAGTTCTACCTCAACGATAACCGGTACGCGATCGAGATCGGACGGGTCAGCGCGATCGTCGAGATGAAAGACATCACCCGGTTCCCCCGCGGGCCGGAGGCGATCGACGGCGTCACCGACCTCCGCGGCGAGATCACGGGCGTTCTCGACCCGACCGTCATGCTCGACGTCGAACGCAGCGAGCCCACCGACGACCACTACATCGTCGTCCTCGAGCGCGAGGGCGACAAGCAGAAACTCGGGATCCGCGTGACCGACGTCTCGCAGGCGGTCACCTACCGCGAATCCCAGATCGACGAGACGGGGACCGTGATGGACGGGACGGACACCCAACACGAGTTCGTCGAGGGGATCATCAAGAAGCACGTCGACGACGAAACGGCGCTGGTCGCGTGGCTCGATATCGACGGTCTGATCGAGACCACGGAGACGGAGTACACGCCGAGCGATTACGTTCGGAACTGA
- a CDS encoding methyl-accepting chemotaxis protein, giving the protein MDRMGSGDRSKPRQRTDSSSRSDRDREGSSADDDGDRQPNRRHRTDGGNRPATTAADRPTTGEGTEDTAAGRGTDAAAASDVGTLRRAGYQQLFDGTGVPTFILDADGTIVEWNAALAELTGVDRAEAIGHEHASEHFYPDGRRADTLADKVLQAPERAHREFGVEHRDPERNRYGDTSTMVDRHGDEKHIDFSATPLYDGDELIGVIEVVIDRTDIVNERDATVDLVQEIRTTANEISDGDLTARAERSDDFDALDDDLVDVVDAVNGMADNLETLTGRVTEQATEMRSAVDEANDAADEIAGNVTEQHGLLEDSVDEMQSFAAGMEEVAAQADEVDSAARTAREAVEQGLDAGEDAREATEDVVAIGDELSESVDALAEKMNEIGDVVEVISDVADQTNLLALNANIEAARAGESGNGFAVVADQVKKLADETQEHTEEITKSLDELQAQSQDTTDAVEQSHERIEHADEQIEAVLTSLEDIADSVDEAANGISEVARVIDDQTASIEELTSTMETVRDRSDESEAAAERIVAATDHQNQTIETLMERVDELQTEDV; this is encoded by the coding sequence ATGGACCGAATGGGTAGTGGCGACCGATCCAAACCACGGCAACGAACTGACAGTTCTTCGAGAAGTGATCGCGATCGCGAGGGAAGTTCGGCGGACGACGACGGGGATCGGCAGCCGAACCGCCGTCACCGCACTGACGGCGGCAATCGGCCGGCGACGACCGCAGCCGACCGACCGACGACAGGTGAGGGGACCGAGGACACCGCGGCGGGCCGCGGGACCGACGCAGCCGCCGCGAGCGACGTCGGGACGCTGCGACGCGCCGGCTACCAGCAGCTGTTCGACGGCACCGGCGTTCCAACCTTCATCCTGGACGCCGACGGCACCATCGTCGAGTGGAACGCGGCCCTAGCCGAACTGACGGGCGTCGACCGGGCGGAAGCGATCGGCCACGAACACGCCTCGGAACACTTCTACCCGGACGGCCGTCGCGCCGACACGCTCGCGGACAAAGTGTTACAGGCGCCCGAGCGCGCACACCGCGAGTTCGGCGTCGAACACCGCGACCCCGAACGCAATCGGTACGGCGACACCAGTACGATGGTCGACCGCCACGGCGACGAGAAACACATCGACTTCTCGGCGACGCCGCTGTACGACGGCGACGAACTGATCGGCGTCATCGAGGTCGTCATCGACCGCACCGACATCGTCAACGAGCGGGATGCGACGGTCGATCTGGTCCAGGAGATTCGCACGACGGCAAACGAGATCAGCGACGGCGACCTCACCGCCCGCGCCGAGCGCAGCGACGACTTCGATGCGCTCGACGACGACCTGGTCGACGTGGTCGACGCGGTCAACGGGATGGCCGACAACTTAGAGACGCTCACCGGTCGCGTCACCGAGCAGGCAACCGAGATGCGCTCGGCCGTCGACGAGGCCAACGACGCGGCCGACGAGATCGCCGGCAACGTCACCGAACAGCACGGCCTGCTCGAGGATTCGGTCGACGAGATGCAGTCCTTTGCGGCGGGGATGGAGGAGGTCGCAGCCCAGGCCGACGAGGTCGACTCCGCGGCGCGGACGGCGCGGGAAGCCGTCGAACAGGGGCTCGACGCGGGCGAGGACGCGCGCGAGGCGACCGAAGACGTCGTCGCGATCGGTGACGAACTGTCCGAAAGCGTCGACGCCTTAGCCGAGAAGATGAACGAGATCGGGGACGTCGTCGAGGTCATTTCCGACGTCGCCGATCAGACGAACCTGCTCGCGCTCAACGCGAACATCGAGGCGGCGCGGGCCGGCGAGAGCGGCAACGGATTCGCCGTCGTCGCCGACCAGGTCAAGAAACTCGCCGACGAGACTCAGGAACACACCGAGGAGATCACCAAGAGCCTCGACGAGTTGCAGGCCCAGTCACAGGATACGACCGACGCCGTCGAACAGTCCCACGAGCGGATCGAACACGCCGACGAGCAGATCGAGGCCGTGCTGACCTCGCTCGAGGATATCGCGGACTCGGTCGACGAGGCGGCAAACGGCATCTCCGAGGTCGCGCGGGTGATCGACGACCAGACGGCCAGCATCGAGGAGCTCACGTCGACGATGGAGACCGTCCGCGATCGGTCGGACGAGAGCGAGGCGGCCGCCGAACGGATCGTGGCCGCGACCGACCACCAGAACCAGACGATCGAGACGCTCATGGAGCGAGTCGACGAGTTACAGACCGAAGACGTCTAA
- a CDS encoding chemotaxis protein CheW has product MSTTKSNQPTADEEDRTSTHVLEFSLGENRYCVDIGYVAEIVDTNQLTAVPNTPDHVEGVMDLRGETTKIVNLRRIFGETHDDSVIGNRIIVFKRKRGSNERIGWLADEVYQVEEVWTDTVDTSVDGEGIAGVIRRDDEFVFWIDPTSVRI; this is encoded by the coding sequence ATGTCAACGACGAAATCGAATCAACCGACCGCGGACGAGGAGGACAGAACGAGCACGCACGTGCTCGAGTTCAGCCTGGGCGAGAACCGCTACTGCGTCGACATCGGCTACGTGGCAGAGATCGTCGACACCAACCAGCTAACGGCGGTGCCGAACACGCCGGATCACGTCGAAGGCGTCATGGATCTGCGCGGCGAGACGACGAAGATCGTCAACCTCAGGCGGATCTTCGGCGAGACGCACGACGACTCGGTGATCGGTAACCGGATCATCGTCTTCAAGCGCAAGCGCGGCTCCAACGAGCGCATCGGCTGGCTCGCCGACGAGGTTTACCAGGTCGAGGAAGTCTGGACCGACACGGTCGACACCTCGGTCGACGGCGAGGGCATCGCCGGCGTCATCCGACGCGACGACGAGTTCGTGTTCTGGATCGATCCGACCAGCGTTCGGATCTGA
- a CDS encoding DUF5807 family protein produces the protein MSDPRSEFLAGDRPDDVALYLADSFVDDDRLEEFGERVDGGTLIVVDGERGRSAFQAATGMGAMQFAKSAMDHEGIVDADLTGGTCPETPGDSEGDHEPEFVFAFAEEQNDDVGGIYAEGDVIHAYVQCECGTAYSDKWNPEPERDPAELEEL, from the coding sequence ATGAGTGACCCACGTTCGGAGTTTCTGGCCGGCGACCGGCCGGACGACGTCGCGCTCTATCTAGCCGACTCGTTCGTCGACGACGACCGCCTCGAGGAGTTCGGCGAACGCGTCGACGGCGGCACGCTGATCGTCGTCGACGGCGAGCGCGGCCGCAGCGCGTTTCAGGCGGCGACCGGGATGGGTGCGATGCAGTTCGCCAAATCAGCGATGGACCACGAGGGCATCGTCGACGCCGACCTCACCGGCGGCACCTGCCCGGAGACGCCCGGCGACAGCGAGGGCGACCACGAACCGGAGTTCGTCTTCGCCTTCGCCGAAGAGCAAAACGACGACGTCGGCGGTATCTACGCCGAGGGCGACGTCATCCACGCGTACGTCCAGTGTGAGTGTGGTACCGCCTACTCCGACAAGTGGAACCCCGAGCCCGAACGCGATCCGGCCGAACTCGAGGAGCTGTAA
- a CDS encoding transcription initiation factor IIB, with translation MDRLTRQRTHDSETTTDREEQQEGDERVCTECNSDNLVRSGDQRELVCEDCGLVVEESNIDRGPEWRAFNHSERQSKSRVGAPTTQAMHDKGLTTQIDWKNTDAYGRSLSADKRSQMRRLRKWQERIRTKDAGERNLQSALSEIDRMSSALGIPRSVREVASVVYRRALSEDLIRGRSIEGVATGCLYAACRQEGIPRSLEEVAEVSRVERKEIGRTYRYVAQELSLELKPVDPQEYVPRFCSELDLSEEVTAKTREIIQVTAEKGLLSGKSPTGYAAAAIYAASLLCNEKKTQREVAEVAQVTEVTIRNRYQEQIEAMGIH, from the coding sequence ATGGATAGGCTCACCCGGCAGCGCACGCACGACTCCGAAACGACGACGGATCGCGAGGAACAGCAGGAGGGGGACGAACGGGTGTGCACGGAGTGTAACTCGGACAATCTCGTCAGGAGCGGGGACCAGCGAGAACTCGTCTGCGAGGACTGCGGACTGGTCGTCGAGGAGAGCAACATCGACCGCGGGCCGGAGTGGCGCGCGTTCAACCACTCCGAGCGACAGAGCAAGTCCCGCGTCGGTGCGCCGACGACCCAGGCGATGCACGACAAGGGGCTGACTACCCAGATCGACTGGAAGAATACGGACGCGTACGGCCGCTCGCTGTCGGCTGACAAGCGCAGCCAGATGCGCCGGCTCCGCAAGTGGCAGGAACGCATTCGCACGAAAGACGCCGGCGAGCGGAACCTCCAGTCCGCGTTAAGCGAGATCGATCGCATGTCGAGCGCGCTCGGCATCCCGCGATCGGTCCGCGAGGTCGCGAGCGTCGTCTACCGACGGGCGCTCTCCGAGGATCTGATCCGCGGCCGCTCGATCGAGGGCGTCGCCACCGGCTGTCTCTACGCCGCCTGCCGTCAGGAGGGCATCCCGCGGAGCTTAGAGGAGGTCGCCGAGGTGTCCCGCGTCGAGCGCAAGGAGATCGGCCGCACGTATCGGTACGTCGCCCAGGAACTGAGTCTGGAACTGAAGCCGGTCGATCCCCAGGAGTACGTGCCGCGGTTCTGCTCGGAACTCGATCTGAGCGAGGAGGTCACGGCGAAGACGCGAGAGATCATCCAGGTAACGGCCGAAAAAGGCCTGCTCTCCGGCAAGTCGCCGACGGGGTACGCCGCGGCCGCGATCTACGCCGCGTCGCTGCTCTGTAACGAGAAGAAGACCCAGCGCGAGGTCGCAGAGGTCGCCCAGGTGACGGAAGTCACCATCCGCAACCGGTATCAGGAACAGATCGAAGCGATGGGGATCCACTAA
- a CDS encoding DHH family phosphoesterase has protein sequence MYDELIDSGDLPLARKSVLPGTGFFLPDTVEEDLEEEQAAAALEGAEVAVVADPDADGLACVALIREAYDDVRNVPEPDDETEDGDADDAPTEASDAADAVDDAEETAVGLAGDEVESPLEEPEPTPHEVALIPASPHDVEDAIARVAEYGDDGVDLFVCDLAPDRYEYVEDELEAALETASSVAWYDHHQWDDDVAQAVRDAGVDLVIGDSDEECSADVVYRSLEYDFSPMYEELAAVTRDHDLWLREDPRSDDLADYAYWTDPAEYVEVVREYGVDLPDWVRDYISERRVEKEALIDRAIARAEYREIGGYTVGVTYGRCSQNEVAEAMREAGADASVIVKPAGSASIRGTDEFDRCHEVAGKVNGGGHPKAAGCKPDIYDDMLDFANHWTSRGAVTKQVILDAFREVVADEDGADSSGTDAGDEPAA, from the coding sequence ATGTACGACGAACTCATCGACAGCGGCGATCTGCCGCTGGCCCGCAAGTCCGTCCTCCCCGGAACCGGCTTTTTCCTGCCCGACACGGTCGAGGAGGACCTAGAAGAGGAGCAGGCGGCCGCCGCCCTCGAGGGCGCCGAGGTCGCGGTCGTCGCCGACCCCGACGCCGACGGACTGGCCTGCGTCGCCCTGATTCGGGAGGCCTACGACGACGTCCGGAACGTTCCCGAACCGGACGACGAGACTGAGGACGGCGACGCGGACGATGCACCCACGGAAGCGTCGGACGCGGCCGACGCCGTCGACGACGCCGAGGAGACGGCCGTCGGTCTCGCCGGCGACGAGGTCGAGAGCCCGCTCGAGGAGCCCGAACCGACCCCACACGAGGTCGCGCTGATCCCCGCCAGCCCCCACGACGTCGAGGACGCGATCGCGCGGGTCGCCGAGTACGGCGACGACGGCGTCGACCTGTTCGTCTGCGACCTCGCGCCGGACAGGTACGAGTACGTCGAGGACGAACTCGAGGCGGCCCTCGAGACCGCCTCGTCGGTCGCGTGGTACGACCACCACCAGTGGGACGACGACGTCGCGCAGGCGGTTCGGGACGCCGGCGTCGACCTCGTGATCGGCGACTCCGACGAGGAGTGCAGCGCGGACGTCGTCTACCGTTCGCTCGAGTACGACTTCTCGCCGATGTACGAGGAACTGGCAGCCGTGACGCGGGACCACGACCTCTGGCTGCGCGAGGATCCCCGCAGCGACGATCTGGCGGACTACGCCTACTGGACCGACCCCGCGGAGTACGTCGAGGTCGTCCGCGAGTACGGCGTCGACTTGCCGGACTGGGTCCGCGACTACATCTCCGAGCGCCGCGTCGAGAAGGAGGCGCTGATCGACCGCGCCATCGCGCGCGCGGAGTACCGCGAGATCGGCGGCTACACCGTCGGCGTCACCTACGGCCGCTGCTCGCAAAACGAGGTCGCCGAAGCGATGCGCGAGGCGGGCGCCGACGCCTCGGTGATCGTCAAACCCGCCGGCTCGGCCTCCATCCGCGGCACCGACGAGTTCGACCGCTGCCACGAGGTCGCGGGGAAGGTCAACGGCGGCGGCCACCCCAAGGCCGCGGGCTGCAAACCCGATATCTACGACGACATGCTGGACTTCGCGAACCACTGGACCTCTCGCGGGGCGGTAACGAAGCAGGTCATCCTCGACGCGTTCCGCGAGGTCGTCGCGGACGAGGACGGGGCCGACAGCAGCGGGACGGACGCCGGCGACGAACCCGCCGCGTAA